The sequence CAACAATACAAAGGGGAGTTAAATCATGAAAAAAATTAAATTTATGTTTTTAGTTGGAACTATTTTGTTGGCAATGTTTATGTTTACAGGCTGCGGTTCCACAACAGTTGACCTCAACAAATATATGACAATTGAAGTAACCGGATATGATTCCAGGGGAACTGCAAAATATACTTTTGACCGTAAATCTTTCATCGAAGACTATTCCGACAAAATAAAAATCAATTCAAAGAAAAGCAGTGATACAGCTTCCCTGGGTCTGATGCTCGGTATGTCACCGGCGGAATTATTGTTGGACTCATGTGTAAAATATGAACTTGACAAATCAAAAGAACTTAGCAATGGGGATGTTGTTACTTTAAAATGGAATTGCGAAGATAATTTGACCAAAGAAAATTTTAACGTAAAATTAAAATATTCCGATATAAAGCACAAGGTATCAGAACTAAAAGAAGTTGATAAATTCAATCCGTTCGATTATGTTGAGGTCAGTTTTTCGGGAATATCCCCAAATGTTAAAGTAACCATAACCCCAAATTATGAACAGCCGGAAATGCAATATATTAGCTTTTCGGCAGATAAAGATTCCCGTTTGAAAAACGGTGACACAATTACCGTAACCGCTTTGATTTCAAAATCGAACGAGGAAAAACTTGCCGAAAAGTTTGGAAAAATTCCCGGAGTAACCAAAAAAGAATATACGGTGGAATCTCTGCCCTATTATGTTACAAAAGTGGATGAAATTCCATCGGATACTATGGATAAAATAATTTCGCACGGTGAGTCCGTATTCAGATCTTATGTGGAAAGAAAATGGGCCAAACCCGAAAATCTTATTGACGTTGAATATATCGGCAATTACTTTTTGGTTGACAAAAACCCTTGGTGGATTTCTTCCTATACTGAATTGTACATGGTCTACAAAATTTCAGCAGTAAATCCGGAACCTGAACAGCCTATCGAGTTTTACTACTATGTATGTTATTCTGACATAACCGCATCCGCCGACGGTACTTGTACTGTTAATTTTGATGACTGTAAAGTACCTCAAGATGGCCTTTTCACATCCGAATCATTTAAAGTCGGCAAATATAAATATATGGGATATGAAACTTTGGACGCACTTTTCAACAATTGCATAGTGCCTAAGATAAACAAGTATGAATATACTTCAACAATTAAAAACGCTGAACAATAGATAAACAATAGATGGACAAAACATATAATTTAACAGGCACTCTTCATTTTGAGGAGTGCCTGTTTATATCATTTTTTACCGAATCCATGCCCTTCTCAATCATTTTAAAAAATCTTATTCCTGCAGGTGTTATTGAAAAGACTTCTAAAATCACTCCCAGGCAAAGTGCCAGCACAAACATATTTTGCTTGAAATAAACCAAAGTCAGACTCAAAACAAGCCAAATTACAATATAAATCATTGACAGTATCCTAAACTTTTTGATTTCTTTTTTGTCGGTAATCGGTCTGTTCGGATTATCGGCAGGAGCCCATTTTATGAGAGAAGCTGATGAAAAGACAAATGATAGTACTACGATCGCTATTAACGAAATTTGATTCAACATATGAGCTGTATATTTGGAAATCAGTGCCGCAAGAATAATCATACCCAAAGAGGCCGCTATACATTTTCCGTATGTCTTCATATGGTATCCCCCGGCAATTGACCTTAGTATTACAAATGCCGCTACTATCGTCAAAGCCGGAAGCATTGTACCGGTTATAAAGGCCAACAGCAGAAGTAACAAGCCTTTAAACAGCGCACCTATCACAATCTGAAAGCCATAGTAGTAAACCCTTCTGCTTTCATGATTGCCATTCATCTGCCTCATTAAGTAGTCGGCACTCTTGTATGATAAAGCATTAATGAACCTCATTCCATCAACTCCCCTCTTTTTTCTTCATATATAAATTATACTATATAAATGAAATATCTTCCATTATTATTTTTTGATATAAAATTTTTGATATAATAAAATTTTTGATATAAAAAACAAAGCCCTACGGAACAACCGTAAGGCTTTGATATTAAATCTGGCAGCGACCTACTTTCCCAGGACGTCTCCATCCTAGTATCATCGGCACTGAGAAGCTTAACTACCGTGTTCGGAATGGGAACGGGTGTTTCCTTCTCGTTATTGCCACCAGAATATTGTTATCTTCACACCTTCAAAGATATATAATGCTTAAAGCAAGACTTTCCTTCTATCCCATTAAGACTTCCAAAAGACCTCTTTCTTGGTCAAGCCCTCGACCTATTAGTACCAGTCAGCTCAGTACATTACTGTACTTACACCTCTGGCCTATCTACCATGTAGTCTACATGGGGTCTTACCCTTTCGGTGGGATATCTCATCTTAGGGTGGGTTTCACGCTTAGATGCTTTCAGCGTTTATCCCCTCCAAACTTGGCTACCCAGCTGTGCCACTGGCGTGACAACTGGTGCACCAGAGGTTTGTCCATCCCGGTCCTCTCGTACTAAGGACAGATCCCTTCAAATATCCTGCGCCCGCGACAGATAGGGACCGAACTGTCTCACGACGTTCTGAACCCAGCTCGCGTACCGCTTTAATTGGCGAACAGCCAAACCCTTGGAACCGACTTCAGCTCCAGGATGCGATGAGCCGACATCGAGGTGCCAAACCTCCCCGTCGATGTGGACTCTTGGGGGAGATCAGCCTGTTATCCCCAGGGTAGCTTTTATCCGTTGAGCGACGGCAATCCCACTTTCATACCGCCGGATCACTAAGCCCTACTTTCGTACCTGCTCGACTTGTCTGTCTCGCAGTCAGGCTACCTTATGCCTTTGCACTCGATGCGCGATTTCCGACCGCGCTGAGGTAACCTTTGGACGCCTCCGTTACCTTTTAGGAGGCGACCGCCCCAGTCAAACTGCCCACCTGACAGTGTCCCAAGACCGGTTCACGGCCTCTGGTTAGAGTTTCAATATTCTTAGAGTGGTATCCCAACGACGGCTCCACCAACGCTGGCGCGCTGGCTTCTCTGCCTCCCACCTATCCTGTACAAAGAATACCGAAACCCAGTATCAGGCTACAGTAAAGCTCCATGGGGTCTTTCCGTCTTGTCGCGGGTAACTTGCATCTTCACAAGTACTACAATTTCGCCGGGTACGTTGTTGAGACAGCGCCCAAGTCATTACGCCATTCGTGCGGGTCGGAACTTACCCGACAAGGAATTTCGCTACCTTAGGACCGTTATAGTTACGGCCGCCGTTTACTGGGGCTTAAGTTCACTGCTTCGCTTACGCTAACAGATCCCCGTAACCTTCCAGCACCGGGCAGGCGTCAGCCCCTATACTTCATCTTTCGATTTAGCAGAGACCTGTGTTTTTGTTAAACAGTTGCTTGGGCCTATTCTCTGCGGCCTGCTCTCACAGGCACCCCTTCTCGCGAACTTACGGGGTCAATTTGCCGAGTTCCTTAACAACGCTTCTCCCGCTCGTCTTAGGATTCTCTCCTCACCTACCTGTGTCGGTTTGCGGTACGGGTACCTCTGCTCTCGATAGTGGCTTTTCTTGTCAGTGCGGAATCGGTCACTTCGGTACTTATTTTTCCCTCCCCGTCAGGCCTTCGAAACAACCGGCGGATTTCCCTACCGGTCTATCTACCTCCTTTGGACGAGCTCTTCCGGTCGCTCGCTTGACCTATCCCCCTGCGTCCCCACTTCTCTCAAAC comes from Acetivibrio thermocellus ATCC 27405 and encodes:
- a CDS encoding accessory gene regulator ArgB-like protein → MRFINALSYKSADYLMRQMNGNHESRRVYYYGFQIVIGALFKGLLLLLLAFITGTMLPALTIVAAFVILRSIAGGYHMKTYGKCIAASLGMIILAALISKYTAHMLNQISLIAIVVLSFVFSSASLIKWAPADNPNRPITDKKEIKKFRILSMIYIVIWLVLSLTLVYFKQNMFVLALCLGVILEVFSITPAGIRFFKMIEKGMDSVKNDINRHSSK